A stretch of Deltaproteobacteria bacterium DNA encodes these proteins:
- a CDS encoding prepilin-type N-terminal cleavage/methylation domain-containing protein, which translates to MKKVKGETKNVRREMKGVFCSIRNLYPVLRLTSHGFTLLEIMIALAILSFSLLSLYSGMGNSLRASAEAEQTEKAVQLARGRMAEIRIGLDEEMARGAFPDEKEENGVFEKPFEDYRWAYSIKKVEIPFISPQLLGKEAGLDMGQASEKSGSTGQNSTPGIDNIVNNLAQAVTKKISESIRELKVTVFWGEEGEGQDKLVLTTHLVKLK; encoded by the coding sequence ATGAAGAAGGTGAAAGGTGAGACGAAAAACGTAAGACGTGAAATGAAAGGAGTGTTTTGTTCGATAAGAAATCTATATCCCGTTTTACGCCTCACGTCCCACGGTTTCACTCTCTTAGAAATCATGATTGCCCTGGCAATTCTTTCTTTTTCCCTACTCAGCCTCTACAGCGGAATGGGCAATAGTTTGAGGGCTTCCGCCGAGGCAGAACAAACTGAAAAAGCGGTGCAACTCGCCCGTGGACGCATGGCTGAAATCAGAATTGGGCTGGATGAGGAAATGGCCCGGGGAGCTTTTCCAGATGAAAAGGAAGAAAATGGTGTGTTTGAAAAACCTTTTGAAGATTACCGCTGGGCTTACAGTATCAAGAAGGTGGAAATTCCTTTCATCAGTCCTCAACTTCTAGGAAAAGAGGCAGGCCTCGATATGGGACAAGCCAGTGAAAAAAGTGGGAGCACGGGCCAGAACTCCACTCCAGGAATAGACAACATAGTTAATAATTTGGCACAAGCCGTGACTAAAAAAATTTCTGAGTCCATTCGAGAACTGAAGGTGACTGTATTTTGGGGGGAAGAAGGTGAGGGACAAGACAAGTTGGTTTTGACGACGCATTTGGTGAAATTAAAATGA
- a CDS encoding prepilin-type N-terminal cleavage/methylation domain-containing protein gives MKSKNGFTLIEVMISMAILSMMSLLIYTSTFQTINGKQMSENKDEQNHSASLALGKMSYDLQMAFILGAELMPSDGRMKTVFIGQDSDINFPSFAHYRYFKNSPEADFGEIGYSIDTDKENSQKKVLLRRESATLDDKPSEGGVFEVLVEGVKEMHFEYYDPDKKEWLKSWDSSQLENSGKLPRAVKIQLILEGEEGEDDLVYQTIAELRMYKGALNF, from the coding sequence ATGAAATCAAAAAACGGTTTTACCCTCATAGAGGTCATGATTTCCATGGCTATCCTGTCGATGATGTCACTGCTGATCTACACTTCTACCTTTCAAACGATTAATGGAAAACAAATGTCCGAAAACAAAGATGAACAAAATCATTCTGCCTCGCTCGCCTTGGGGAAAATGAGTTATGACTTGCAAATGGCCTTTATCCTAGGCGCTGAGTTAATGCCCTCAGACGGGCGCATGAAAACGGTATTCATAGGGCAGGATTCGGACATCAATTTCCCTTCTTTTGCACATTATCGTTATTTTAAAAATTCTCCTGAAGCCGATTTTGGTGAGATTGGGTATTCAATCGATACAGACAAGGAAAATTCTCAAAAGAAAGTTTTACTCAGACGAGAAAGTGCAACCTTGGATGACAAGCCCAGTGAGGGTGGGGTTTTCGAAGTGTTGGTAGAGGGCGTAAAAGAAATGCATTTTGAATATTATGATCCTGATAAAAAAGAATGGCTTAAATCCTGGGATTCTTCTCAACTCGAAAATTCAGGCAAGCTTCCTCGTGCGGTAAAAATCCAGTTAATTTTGGAAGGCGAAGAGGGGGAGGACGATTTGGTTTATCAGACCATTGCGGAACTCAGGATGTATAAGGGGGCGTTGAATTTTTAG